In a genomic window of Alphaproteobacteria bacterium:
- a CDS encoding porin, whose amino-acid sequence MKKVLFGTTALVAAGMFGTAAQAAEPIKLSVGGFMNQFMAIGDVDSYTYATGRVREYGNVSLVSDTEVHFKGATTLDNGLKVAVVIELEAERTASATGRNSDQQFVTLSGGWGQVRVGEMLNAAQLVHNQAPTAGANNADAVNMFPSSVPNGNTMTGMANQYTSVDGIANAGRCSMAIDYISPMFGPFAFGITYTPNINSRGFAQEGNSLNDLMGAAFVYADKWGPVAVNADVAYARFDYDHSINVTGSLTNNATGVVHGVPVGVKLGYAGFEFGGSYIRIMDSMKTGQGTANNAAAGSFDGYAFDVGAAYTTGPWKFGYAYYKSSLAGDIVTNQGRDKQDVHNGGGQYTMGPGVVVTANVAYLKNQEENATTVGNKQESLALITGLKLSF is encoded by the coding sequence ATGAAGAAAGTACTTTTCGGCACGACCGCGCTGGTTGCCGCTGGCATGTTCGGCACTGCCGCTCAGGCCGCCGAGCCGATCAAGCTGTCGGTTGGCGGTTTCATGAACCAGTTCATGGCGATCGGCGACGTCGATAGCTACACCTACGCCACGGGCCGCGTCCGCGAATACGGCAACGTTTCGCTGGTGTCGGACACCGAAGTTCACTTCAAGGGCGCCACCACGCTGGACAACGGCCTCAAGGTCGCCGTCGTGATCGAACTCGAAGCCGAGCGCACCGCTTCGGCGACCGGCCGCAACTCTGACCAGCAGTTCGTCACCCTGTCGGGTGGCTGGGGTCAGGTTCGCGTCGGTGAAATGCTGAACGCCGCCCAGCTCGTCCACAACCAGGCCCCCACCGCTGGCGCCAACAACGCCGACGCCGTGAACATGTTCCCCTCCTCGGTGCCGAACGGCAACACGATGACGGGCATGGCCAACCAGTACACTTCGGTTGACGGCATCGCCAACGCTGGTCGTTGCTCGATGGCCATTGACTACATCTCGCCGATGTTTGGCCCGTTCGCTTTCGGCATCACCTATACCCCGAACATCAACAGCCGCGGTTTCGCTCAGGAAGGCAACAGCCTGAACGATCTGATGGGCGCCGCTTTCGTCTATGCCGACAAGTGGGGTCCCGTCGCCGTCAATGCCGACGTCGCTTACGCGCGCTTCGACTATGACCACAGCATCAACGTCACTGGCTCGCTCACCAATAACGCCACTGGCGTCGTTCATGGCGTGCCCGTTGGCGTGAAGTTGGGTTATGCCGGCTTCGAATTCGGTGGTTCTTACATCCGCATCATGGACAGCATGAAGACGGGTCAGGGCACTGCCAACAACGCCGCTGCTGGTTCGTTCGACGGCTATGCCTTCGATGTCGGCGCTGCCTACACGACCGGCCCCTGGAAGTTCGGCTATGCCTACTACAAGTCTTCGCTGGCTGGCGACATCGTGACCAACCAGGGTCGCGACAAGCAGGACGTCCACAATGGTGGCGGCCAGTACACGATGGGTCCGGGCGTCGTTGTGACGGCGAACGTGGCCTATCTGAAGAACCAGGAAGAAAATGCGACCACGGTTGGCAACAAGCAAGAATCGCTTGCTCTGATCACCGGTCTGAAGCTCAGCTTCTAA
- a CDS encoding porin — translation MKKILAGTTALIAVGTLAGAAQAADPIKLSVGGMMNQWLTIGDVDSYTYATGRVREYGNVGLISDTEVHFKGDTTLDNGLKVAVVIELEAERTDGSTARNADQQYVTLSGGWGQVRVGEMLNAATIVHNQAPGAGAAFSDVSAVFPASVPNGGSLQTLSSSVTTVDGIADAGAGSVAMDYISPMFGPFAFGITYTPRVLGRGFAQESNSLNDLLGAAFVYADKWGPVAVNADIAYARFDYDHSIGSAGTVTNNATGVTQAVPFGLKFGYAGFEVGGSYIRIMDSLKTGQGVANNAAAGSYDGHAWDAGVAYTTGPWKFGYQYYSSSLAGDLTVRGKDQHNIHNAGGAYSMGPGVTVSANAAYQKYRDEDSSVVGNKQEAFGLITGLSLAF, via the coding sequence ATGAAGAAGATTCTTGCCGGTACGACGGCCCTGATTGCGGTTGGCACCCTTGCCGGCGCCGCCCAGGCTGCCGATCCCATCAAGCTTTCCGTGGGCGGTATGATGAACCAGTGGCTGACCATCGGCGATGTCGACAGCTACACCTATGCCACGGGCCGCGTTCGCGAATATGGCAATGTCGGACTCATCTCCGACACCGAAGTCCACTTCAAGGGCGACACCACGCTCGACAACGGCCTGAAGGTCGCCGTTGTGATCGAACTGGAAGCCGAGCGCACCGATGGTTCGACGGCCCGCAATGCCGATCAGCAGTATGTCACCCTGTCGGGTGGTTGGGGTCAGGTTCGCGTCGGTGAAATGCTGAACGCCGCGACGATCGTCCATAACCAGGCTCCTGGCGCTGGCGCCGCATTCTCTGACGTTTCCGCCGTCTTCCCCGCCAGCGTTCCCAATGGCGGCAGCCTCCAGACTCTGTCGAGCAGCGTCACCACGGTTGACGGCATCGCCGATGCCGGCGCCGGTTCGGTCGCCATGGACTATATCTCGCCGATGTTCGGCCCCTTCGCCTTCGGCATCACCTATACGCCGCGCGTTCTGGGCCGTGGCTTCGCGCAGGAAAGCAACAGCCTGAACGATCTGCTGGGCGCTGCTTTCGTCTATGCTGACAAGTGGGGTCCGGTCGCCGTCAATGCCGACATCGCCTATGCGCGCTTCGACTATGACCACAGCATCGGCTCTGCCGGCACCGTCACCAACAACGCCACTGGCGTTACGCAAGCCGTGCCCTTTGGCTTGAAGTTCGGATATGCCGGCTTTGAAGTTGGTGGTTCTTACATCCGCATCATGGACAGCCTGAAGACGGGCCAGGGCGTTGCCAACAATGCCGCCGCCGGTTCGTATGACGGCCATGCCTGGGATGCCGGCGTTGCTTACACGACCGGTCCTTGGAAGTTCGGCTACCAGTATTACAGCTCGTCGCTCGCTGGCGACTTGACCGTCAGGGGCAAGGACCAGCACAACATCCACAATGCGGGTGGTGCCTACTCGATGGGTCCTGGCGTTACCGTTTCGGCCAATGCCGCCTATCAGAAGTACCGCGACGAGGACTCGTCCGTCGTCGGCAACAAGCAGGAAGCCTTTGGCCTGATCACCGGCCTGTCGCTGGCCTTCTAA
- a CDS encoding DUF3576 domain-containing protein, producing the protein MSLPAFPRAYPRQFFGLLFGLAAILALNACGADTKAVYPEKGRGDTSPTWGEKPRETIFGDCGLFDTSCKRKSAQEASGGGIGVNAFLWRAALDTFAFMPLSSADPFGGVIITDWYQPPETQNERFKTQIYILDKVLRADGVKVNLFRQVRDSTGNWADAQTDAKTVVDLENSILTRARQLRTASQDAN; encoded by the coding sequence ATGTCCCTACCCGCCTTCCCCCGCGCATATCCCCGCCAATTTTTTGGGCTGCTTTTTGGCTTGGCCGCCATTCTGGCGCTGAATGCCTGCGGCGCAGACACCAAAGCCGTCTATCCCGAGAAGGGACGCGGCGACACCAGCCCGACCTGGGGCGAAAAACCCAGGGAAACCATCTTTGGCGATTGCGGTTTGTTCGACACCAGCTGCAAGCGCAAGTCGGCGCAAGAGGCCAGCGGCGGCGGCATCGGCGTTAACGCTTTCCTCTGGCGCGCCGCCCTCGACACTTTCGCCTTCATGCCGCTTTCTTCAGCCGATCCCTTTGGCGGCGTCATCATCACCGACTGGTATCAGCCCCCCGAAACCCAGAACGAGCGTTTCAAGACGCAGATCTATATTCTGGACAAAGTGCTGCGGGCCGATGGCGTGAAGGTGAATCTGTTCCGTCAGGTGCGCGATTCCACCGGCAACTGGGCCGATGCGCAGACCGACGCCAAGACGGTGGTCGATCTTGAGAATTCCATTCTTACCCGGGCGCGTCAGTTGCGCACGGCCAGTCAGGACGCAAACTAG
- a CDS encoding leucine--tRNA ligase, with protein sequence MARYNVKENEAHWQAEWERQAVFAARLDPSRPKYYVLEMFPYPSGRIHMGHVRNYTLGDVVARLKRAQGFNVLHPMGWDAFGLPAENAAIQNKVHPAKWTRENIAAMREQLKSMGLSYDWSRELATCEPDYYRFEQKMFLDFLKAGLVYRKESWVNWDPVENTVLANEQVIDGRGWRSGALVEKRLLSQWFLKITHYAEELLAALPGLERWPDRVRLMQENWIGRSEGLRFTFDIAERDDKIDVYTTRPDTLFGASFCAIAANHPLSESLALDNPALKDFVAECNRMGTSEVAIETAEKKGFDTGLRVVHPFDPDITLPVYVANFVLMDYGTGAIFGCPAHDQRDYEFAKKYGLPIMPVVCPKGVDAATFTLNDGPFTEDGTLINSRFLDGLDVASAKKAAIDKMESMHRGQRMVNWRLRDWGVSRQRYWGCPIPIIHCDSCGIVKVPEADLPVVLPEDVGFDKPGNPLEHHPTWKNVPCPQCGKPARRETDTFDTFFESSWYFARFTSPGSERAFDREECDYWMPVDQYIGGIEHAVLHLLYSRFFTRALKECGYLNVPEPFAGLMTQGMICHETYKDGDGHWLFPTEVERKADGALARIKDGAAVTSGRSEKMSKSKKNVVDPEIIIQTYGADTARLFMLSDSPPDRDLDWTESGIDGAWRYVNRLWRMIDEPCVEIAPMNSPMPELDDSGRKLWSLVHKTIAAVTEDLDKFHFNKAVARIRELTNALGDLKPGQAGAGWLMRQGLETALVLINPMTPHLAEALWQKLGHAKMLVDTAWPKADPALLTDDSVKLAVQVNGKLRGDIELPRDASQEQAEAAALAHPNVQLAIGGKAVRKIILVPNRIVNVVI encoded by the coding sequence ATGGCGCGCTACAACGTCAAGGAAAACGAGGCCCATTGGCAGGCCGAGTGGGAACGTCAGGCTGTATTCGCAGCCAGGCTCGATCCGTCCAGACCTAAATACTACGTGCTCGAGATGTTTCCCTATCCCTCGGGACGCATCCATATGGGCCATGTGCGCAATTACACGCTGGGCGATGTGGTCGCCAGGCTGAAGCGCGCTCAGGGCTTCAATGTTCTGCATCCGATGGGTTGGGACGCTTTCGGCCTGCCTGCGGAAAACGCCGCCATTCAGAACAAGGTCCATCCCGCAAAATGGACGCGCGAGAATATCGCGGCCATGCGCGAGCAATTGAAAAGCATGGGCCTGTCCTACGACTGGTCGCGCGAGCTAGCCACCTGCGAGCCGGACTATTATCGCTTCGAACAAAAGATGTTTCTCGATTTCCTGAAAGCGGGTTTGGTTTACCGCAAGGAATCCTGGGTCAATTGGGATCCGGTCGAGAATACCGTGCTGGCCAATGAACAGGTCATCGACGGCAGGGGCTGGCGCTCGGGCGCCTTGGTTGAAAAGCGGCTGCTGAGCCAATGGTTCTTGAAAATCACGCATTATGCCGAAGAGTTGCTGGCCGCTCTGCCGGGTCTGGAGCGCTGGCCGGACCGCGTGCGCCTGATGCAGGAAAATTGGATCGGACGGTCCGAGGGCTTGCGCTTTACCTTCGACATCGCCGAGCGCGACGACAAGATCGACGTTTACACCACGCGACCCGACACATTGTTCGGCGCCAGTTTCTGCGCTATCGCCGCCAACCATCCTTTGTCGGAATCCCTGGCCCTGGACAACCCGGCGCTTAAGGATTTCGTCGCCGAGTGCAATCGCATGGGTACCAGCGAAGTCGCCATCGAAACCGCCGAGAAGAAGGGATTCGATACCGGCCTGCGCGTCGTGCATCCGTTCGACCCCGACATCACCTTGCCCGTTTACGTGGCGAATTTCGTGTTGATGGATTACGGCACCGGCGCGATTTTCGGCTGTCCGGCGCATGATCAGCGCGATTACGAATTCGCCAAGAAATACGGCCTGCCCATCATGCCGGTGGTCTGTCCCAAGGGCGTCGATGCCGCAACTTTCACGCTGAATGACGGGCCTTTTACCGAAGACGGCACGCTGATCAATTCCCGTTTTCTCGATGGGCTGGATGTCGCCTCGGCCAAGAAGGCGGCCATCGACAAGATGGAATCCATGCATCGCGGCCAGCGGATGGTGAATTGGCGGCTGCGCGATTGGGGCGTGTCGCGCCAGCGCTATTGGGGCTGCCCGATTCCCATTATCCATTGCGATTCTTGCGGCATCGTCAAAGTGCCCGAAGCGGATCTTCCCGTCGTGCTGCCCGAGGATGTGGGTTTCGACAAGCCCGGCAATCCGCTTGAACATCACCCGACCTGGAAAAACGTTCCTTGCCCGCAATGCGGCAAGCCGGCTAGGCGCGAGACAGACACGTTCGACACCTTCTTCGAATCATCTTGGTATTTCGCCAGATTCACCTCGCCCGGTTCCGAGCGCGCCTTTGACCGTGAGGAATGCGATTACTGGATGCCCGTCGATCAGTATATCGGCGGCATCGAACATGCCGTGCTGCATCTTCTCTACTCACGTTTTTTTACCCGCGCCCTGAAGGAATGCGGCTATCTGAACGTGCCCGAGCCCTTCGCGGGCTTGATGACCCAGGGCATGATCTGCCACGAGACCTACAAGGATGGCGATGGCCATTGGCTTTTCCCAACCGAGGTCGAACGCAAGGCGGATGGCGCGCTGGCCAGGATCAAGGATGGCGCGGCCGTAACTTCGGGCCGCTCCGAGAAAATGAGCAAGTCGAAGAAGAACGTCGTCGATCCCGAGATCATCATTCAGACCTACGGCGCCGACACGGCCCGCTTATTCATGCTGTCGGACAGCCCGCCGGATCGCGATCTTGATTGGACGGAATCGGGCATCGATGGCGCTTGGCGCTATGTGAACCGGCTGTGGCGCATGATCGACGAGCCTTGCGTCGAGATCGCGCCCATGAATTCGCCAATGCCGGAGTTGGACGACAGCGGCAGGAAGTTGTGGAGCCTGGTCCATAAAACCATCGCCGCCGTCACCGAGGACCTGGACAAGTTTCACTTCAACAAGGCCGTGGCCCGCATTCGCGAGCTGACCAATGCGCTTGGAGATTTGAAACCAGGCCAAGCCGGGGCTGGCTGGCTGATGCGCCAAGGGCTAGAAACGGCTCTGGTGCTGATCAATCCCATGACGCCGCATCTGGCGGAAGCCTTGTGGCAAAAACTTGGGCACGCCAAGATGCTGGTGGACACGGCCTGGCCGAAGGCGGATCCTGCCTTGTTGACCGACGACAGCGTCAAGCTGGCCGTGCAGGTGAACGGTAAATTGCGCGGCGACATCGAATTGCCTCGCGACGCCAGTCAGGAGCAGGCGGAAGCGGCGGCGCTGGCGCATCCCAATGTTCAGCTGGCCATCGGCGGCAAGGCTGTGCGCAAAATCATTCTCGTGCCAAACCGGATCGTCAATGTCGTCATCTAG